A portion of the Persephonella sp. genome contains these proteins:
- a CDS encoding ribosomal L7Ae/L30e/S12e/Gadd45 family protein, protein MKISQEDIKNKILKQIISLIQIGWRGRIISIGFDETVKQIKKGRKGFLIIAEDIAERTKRNILKEGKLQYYQLFTKEELGSFIGKKEVGIIFVPETKFGLKLKGLIAQYFELKGGS, encoded by the coding sequence ATGAAAATATCTCAAGAGGACATTAAAAACAAAATCCTAAAGCAGATTATAAGCCTTATTCAGATAGGGTGGAGAGGAAGAATAATAAGCATAGGATTTGATGAGACTGTTAAGCAGATCAAAAAGGGAAGAAAAGGTTTTCTCATAATAGCTGAAGATATAGCAGAAAGAACAAAAAGGAATATTTTAAAGGAAGGAAAACTGCAGTATTATCAGTTATTTACAAAAGAGGAGCTTGGAAGCTTTATAGGAAAGAAAGAAGTTGGGATAATATTTGTCCCTGAAACCAAATTTGGTTTAAAATTAAAAGGTTTAATAGCTCAATATTTTGAGCTCAAAGGAGGTAGTTAA